The following proteins come from a genomic window of Bactrocera tryoni isolate S06 chromosome 1, CSIRO_BtryS06_freeze2, whole genome shotgun sequence:
- the LOC120767065 gene encoding glycine-rich cell wall structural protein 1: protein MKAFILLSCVALAAARPEAGYAYNRPGGGGGSGGFGGGSGGFGGGSGGFGGGGGGLGGGLGGGLGGGLGGGGLGGGGGGFGGGSGGGGGFGGGGFGGGAGGGGGFGGGGIGGFGGGGGGGGTTLVQKHIYVHVPPPEQEEVRPRPNIPIGQAQKHYKIIFIKAPSPPSYQAPIIPLQPQNEEKTLVYVLVKKPEDQQDIVIPTPAPTQPSKPEVYFIKYKTQKEGGGGGAIGGGGIGGGGGGIGGGGIGGGIGGGDGGYSGGGGGGGGGDISAPSSNYGPPGKSGPY, encoded by the exons ATGAAAGCATTCATCTTGTTGTCCTGTGTAGCGCTGGCAGCTGCCCGGCCTGAGGCGGGCTATGCTTACAATAGGCCCGGCGGTGGTGGCGGCTCTGGTGGATTCGGTGGCGGTTCCGGTGGATTTGGTGGCGGCTCCGGTGGATTCGGTGGTGGTGGCGGAGGTCTTGGCGGTGGACTAGGTGGTGGACTTGGCGGTGGCCTCGGTGGTGGCGGCCTTGGCGGTGGTGGCGGTGGATTTGGTGGCGGTTCTGGAGGTGGTGGCGGTTTCGGCGGCGGTGGTTTTGGTGGCGGCGCCGGTGGTGGCGGTGGATTCGGAGGAG GTGGCATCGGCGGCTTCGGtggtggcggcggtggtggCGGCACCACACTCGTGCAGAAACACATTTATGTGCATGTGCCACCACCAGAGCAAGAGGAAGTACGTCCACGACCCAACATACCCATCGGTCAAGCACAGAAACACTACAAGATCATCTTCATTAAGGCACCATCTCCACCCAGTTACCAGGCGCCAATCATTCCCCTGCAGCCACAGAACGAAGAGAAGACACTCGTCTATGTGTTGGTCAAGAAGCCAGAAGATCAACAGGACATCGTTATTCCTACACCAGCGCCCACACAGCCCTCCAAACCCGAAGTATACTTCATCAAGTACAAGACCCAAAAAGAAGGCGGCGGTGGCGGTGCTATTGGAGGTGGTGGAATCGGAGGCGGCGGCG GTGGAATCGGTGGTGGCGGCATTGGCGGCGGTATCGGCGGTGGTGATGGCGGCTACtccggcggcggcggcggtggtggcggtggtgATATCTCAGCACCTTCCTCCAACTACGGACCACCCGGCAAATCTGGACCATATTAA